A stretch of Miscanthus floridulus cultivar M001 chromosome 13, ASM1932011v1, whole genome shotgun sequence DNA encodes these proteins:
- the LOC136501722 gene encoding LOW QUALITY PROTEIN: F-box/LRR-repeat protein 3-like (The sequence of the model RefSeq protein was modified relative to this genomic sequence to represent the inferred CDS: deleted 1 base in 1 codon) translates to MVRSLQKIPKLRTLKLEGCKFIADGLKAIGTSCVSLRELSLSKCSGVTDTELSFAVSRLKNLLKLDITCCRNITDVSLAAITSSCTSLVSLRMESCSHVSSGALQLIGKHCSHLEELDLTDSDLDGEGLKALARCSKLSSLKIGICLKISDEGLTHIGRSCPKLRDIDLYRFGGLSDDGIIQIAQGCPMLECINLSYCTEITDSSLISLSKCAKLNTLEIRGCPMITSTGLSEIAMGCRLLSKLDIKKCFDINDVGMLYLSQFSHSLRQINLSYCSVTDIGLLSLSSISGLQNMTIVHLAGITPNGVTATLMVCGCLTKVKLHEAFKSMMPPHMIKNIEARGCVFQWIDKPFKVEVEPCDVWKQQSQDVLVR, encoded by the exons ATGGTGAGAAGCTTACAGAAGATTCCTAAACTGCGGACCCTGAAGCTGGAAGGCTGCAAATTCATAGCTGATGGACTAAAAGCTATTGGAACCTCTTGTGTTTCTTTAAGGGAGTTAAGCTTGAGCAAGTGCTCTGGAGTGACGGATACAGAACTCTCTTTTGCGGTGTCAAGACTAAAGAACCTGCTGAAGCTGGACATTACTTGTTGCCGCAATATCACTGATGTTTCACTAGCGGCCATAACTAGTTCATGCACTTCCCTCGTCTCTCTGAGGATGGAGTCTTGTAGCCATGTTTCCAGTGGAGCACTCCAACTGATCGGGAAGCACTGTTCTCACTTGGAAGAGTTGGACCTTACTGACAGTGATTTGGATGGTGAAG GATTGAAAGCTCTTGCCAGATGCAGCAAACTTTCAAGTCTAAAAATTGGAATTTGCTTGAAGATTAGCGATGAAGGTCTTACCCACATTGGAAGGTCTTGCCCAAAACTCCGCGACATTGATCTGTACAG GTTTGGAGGCCTTAGTGATGATGGAATTATTCAAATTGCACAGGGTTGTCCAATGCTAGAGTGTATCAATCTATCCTACTGTACAGAAATAACAGACAGTTCACTGATATCACTTTCAAAATGCGCAAAGCTGAATACTCTGGAGATTCGTGGCTGCCCCATGATTACATCCACTGGGCTCTCAGAAATAGCGATGGGGTGCAGGCTACTTTccaagcttgatattaagaaatgCTTTGATATTAATGATGTGGGAATGCTTTACCTTTCCCAGTTCTCTCATAGCCTCCGTCAG ATAAACTTGTCGTATTGTTCAGTCACCGATATCGGACTTCTGTCCCTTTCTAGCATATCCGGCTTGCAGAACATGACCATCGTCCATTTAGCGGGTATAACGCCGAATGGCGTGACAGCTACTCTTATGGTTTGTGGTTGTTTGACGAAAGTGAAGCTTCATGAAGCATTCAAATCCATGATGCCGCCTCATATGATA AAAAATATCGAGGCACGAGGGTGTGTTTTCCAGTGGATCGATAAACCATTTAAG GTTGAGGTGGAACCTTGTGATGTATGGAAGCAACAGTCCCAAGATGTGCTTGTACGATGA
- the LOC136499617 gene encoding protein FAR1-RELATED SEQUENCE 5-like, with the protein MTEPDLACFLRSHRRISDDQKAEIVQLQISGIRKHQIMDIMVRRYGGYDKVGFTSRDLYNFCHRNKAETLSGGDARTIISYMIESKRRDPDFFFQYKTDGRGHLTRLLWCDFQCQMDYRAFGDVVVFDGTYKMNRYNLTLVPFVGVNHHKSTVLFACGILSHEDTESYVWLLRSFCDAMIQKHPVSVITDGDRAMQKAISIVWPNSSHRLCVWHIEVCIARNLHTQDLKDKVRGFLYDRCSIEKTERKWIAFLAKEKVTDKDSWLYQMYEMREIWCAAYHAGKCYLGLRSNQRSESLHSRIQFNLDRKMTLLELIQHVDHCLSKLRSNEAYLDFQASSKPCLQPYASTIEKEAANLFTPSVYFADVQYSVKAADKCYWIETVDGYDIVEYIVGRVDKGDKQYYVKCEICVVERKLKEISCSCLKLQSLGTPCSHIFFVLGRRGEHKLPDCCVLERWTRGAKRGFPPIRKSAMYDYSDSLQRYHELHNISQTASFIASQSLEAYGRLKRVLHEEAAMIPLNGGENGGKRFGPVLPQALDVDSIDVFDPIHVPGRGAPKKKLKSVSDKSKKKCTLCKGEGHNRRTCSKREEETMLPEDVPDI; encoded by the exons ATGACGGAACCAGACCTTGCTTGCTTTCTGCGTTCACATAGAAGAATCAGCGATGATCAGAAAGCAGAGATTGTGCAGTTGCAGATTTCTGGGATCCGCAAACACCAGATAATGGATATTATGGTTAGGCGGTACGGTGGGTATGATAAGGTTGGATTTACATCAAGGGACCTTTACAATTTCTGCCATCGCAACAAGGCGGAGACACTTTCCGGTGGTGATGCTCGAACAATCATCAGTTACATGATAGAATCGAAACGTAGAGATCCTGATTTCTTTTTCCAGTACAAGACTGATGGGAGAGGGCACCTGAcgagactgctctggtgtgacttTCAATGTCAGATGGATTATAGAGCGTTTGGTGATGTCGTCGTGTTTGATGGCACGTACAAAATGAATCGATACAACCTGACCCTTGTTCCTTTTGTTGGGGTGAATCACCATAAAAGCACGGTTCTTTTTGCCTGTGGAATTCTTTCTCACGAGGATACTGAGTCGTATGTGTGGCTGCTTAGGTCATTCTGTGATGCCATGATTCAGAAGCATCCGGTTTCTGTGATCACCGATGGAGACCGTGCTATGCAGAAAGCAATCAGTATTGTGTGGCCGAATTCATCGCATAGGCTATGCGTATGGCATATTGAGGTGTGCATTGCGCGTAATCTTCACACCCAGGATCTGAAGGATAAGGTTAGGGGTTTTCTTTATGATCGTTGCTCCATAGAAAAAACTGAGAGGAAATGGATAGCATTCTTGGCAAAGGAGAAAGTTACAGATAAGGACTCGTGGCTGTACCAGATGTATGAGATGAGGGAAATCTGGTGTGCGGCGTATCATGCTGGTAAGTGCTACTTAGGACTGAGGAGCAACCAGCGTAGTGAGAGCCTACACTCTAGGATTCAGTTTAATCTAGATCGGAAAATGACACTGTTAGAGCTGATACAGCACGTTGACCACTGTCTTTCAAAGTTGCGCAGTAATGAAGCGTATCTGGACTTTCAAGCAAGTTCTAAGCCATGCTTACAACCATATGCTTCAACTATTGAGAAAGAGGCTGCGAATTTGTTCACACCAAGTGTTTATTTTGCTGATGTGCAGTACAGCGTAAAAGCAGCCGATAAGTGTTATTGGATTGAGACTGTAGATGGCTATGATATTGTTGAGTATATTGTTGGAAGGGTTGATAAAGGAGACAAACAATACTATGTGAAATGTGAGATATGCGTTGTTGAACGCAAGCTGAAGGAAATTTCTTGTTCTTGTCTAAAGTTACAGTCCCTTGGAACCCCATGCTCACACATCTTCTTTGTATTGGGTCGTCGAGGAGAACACAAGCTTCCAGACTGCTGTGTTTTGGAAAGGTGGACGAGGGGGGCCAAGCGTGGATTTCCTCCTATAAGGAAGAGCGCCATGTATGACTATTCCGATAGCCTACAGAGGTACCATGAGCTACACAATATCAGTCAAACGGCATCCTTCATAGCATCTCAATCACTTGAAGCATATGGGCGGCTGAAACGCGTTCTTCATGAGGAAGCTGCTATGATCCCTCTAAATGGAGGAGAGAACGGAGGCAAGAGGTTTGGTCCTGTGCTGCCGCAAGCCCTAGATGTTGATTCTATAGATGTCTTTGATCCCATACATGTGCCTGGCAGAGGGGCCCCAAAGAAAAAGTTGAAGTCAGTTTCAGATAAATCTAAGAAGAAATGTACCCTGTGTAAGGGTGAGGGTCACAATCGGCGAACATGCTCCAAGAGAGAAGAG GAAACAATGCTCCCTGAGGATGTGCCGGATATATGA